In a single window of the Dysgonomonas mossii genome:
- a CDS encoding methyltransferase RsmF C-terminal domain-like protein, whose amino-acid sequence MDLSSDFITRTKALLGEEWDAFVQALNSESPTSIRINNHKTEKPLLDRVLWSQSGYYLPQRPSFTFDPLFHAGCYYVQEASSMFIEQAFRQYVAEDDVRILDLCAAPGGKSTLIADIMGEGSLLVSNEVIRTRANILAENITKWGNPNTVVTNNDPQQIGKLQGFFDFILVDAPCSGEGMFRKDEGATLEWSIDNVKLCKERQQRILADIWPALKTNGLLLYSTCTYNVDENEDNVQWICEELGAEVLPIDITEEWEVSPSLRDGFPAYRFFPHKIKGEGFFCALLRKTSDEGSLKRRKDKEKISKSIIPFDCKDYVKDNESFTFYSQKDRWFSFPSHLYNELTLIKSYLNVISEGICLGEVKGKDFIPDQSLALSTCFNVANFTTYDVDWKTAIAYLRKETLLLQDQPKGYILITYRNKPLGFVKNIGNRANNLYPQEWRIRSANIPEAEVNVI is encoded by the coding sequence ATGGATTTATCTTCTGACTTTATTACCCGTACAAAAGCTCTTTTAGGGGAAGAATGGGATGCTTTTGTACAAGCACTAAACAGTGAATCTCCTACGAGTATCAGAATAAATAATCATAAGACCGAGAAACCCTTACTCGATAGAGTTCTGTGGTCTCAATCAGGATATTACCTACCTCAAAGGCCTTCATTTACTTTCGATCCGTTGTTTCATGCCGGATGTTATTATGTACAAGAGGCCTCTTCGATGTTTATAGAACAAGCTTTCAGACAATATGTTGCAGAGGATGATGTGCGTATCCTTGATCTTTGCGCTGCTCCCGGAGGTAAATCGACTCTGATAGCTGATATAATGGGAGAGGGCAGTCTTTTAGTTTCTAATGAGGTAATCCGCACCAGAGCGAATATATTGGCTGAGAATATAACAAAGTGGGGTAATCCTAATACGGTAGTGACTAACAACGATCCGCAACAGATAGGAAAATTACAAGGCTTCTTTGATTTTATCCTGGTAGATGCTCCGTGCTCAGGGGAGGGTATGTTTCGAAAAGATGAGGGTGCAACATTAGAATGGTCGATAGACAATGTCAAGCTCTGTAAAGAACGTCAGCAACGTATTTTGGCGGATATATGGCCTGCTCTCAAAACTAACGGATTGTTACTATACAGTACATGTACATACAATGTGGATGAAAACGAAGACAATGTACAATGGATTTGTGAAGAGCTGGGAGCAGAGGTTTTACCAATCGACATTACAGAAGAGTGGGAGGTAAGCCCCTCTTTAAGAGATGGTTTTCCTGCTTACCGATTCTTTCCTCATAAGATTAAAGGAGAAGGATTCTTCTGTGCTTTACTTAGAAAGACTTCTGACGAAGGTTCTTTAAAGAGGAGGAAGGATAAAGAGAAAATATCAAAAAGTATTATTCCATTTGATTGTAAAGACTATGTAAAAGATAATGAGTCGTTTACATTCTATTCTCAAAAGGATAGATGGTTTTCTTTTCCTTCACACCTGTATAATGAATTAACTCTGATAAAGTCGTATCTGAATGTTATTTCAGAAGGAATTTGCTTAGGAGAGGTTAAAGGAAAGGATTTTATCCCGGATCAGTCTCTAGCATTAAGCACATGTTTCAATGTTGCGAATTTCACTACTTATGATGTGGACTGGAAAACCGCTATAGCTTATCTACGCAAAGAGACACTATTATTACAAGATCAGCCAAAAGGCTATATTTTAATTACCTACAGGAACAAGCCATTGGGGTTTGTAAAGAATATAGGTAATCGTGCTAATAACCTTTATCCACAAGAATGGCGAATACGTTCAGCAAATATTCCTGAGGCTGAGGTGAATGTTATCTAA
- a CDS encoding glycosyltransferase family 2 protein — protein sequence MKLSIITVNLNDKAGLEKTVKSVISQSFSNFEFIIIDGQSTDGSIDIIDQYKSKISYWVSEKDSGIYNAMNKGIRQAKGEYLYFLNSGDALYNENVLHDIFNDDPHEPFICGNFYMEVGGKLEADKSYKGRDWCFAIYDLFAGFLCHQAFFIHRSNFEQYGLYSEDLKVMSDWKLFFQGIALDHLPVKYVDTFIVVYNMEGFSTQVGGEVIYKEKLQVCNELLSPSLTEKLKRLYYLDQNGFITDIMKSKTWIYNGFRVFAKIGRTLGFIKTD from the coding sequence ATGAAACTATCAATTATAACTGTCAATTTGAATGATAAAGCGGGTCTTGAAAAAACCGTAAAGAGTGTTATTTCACAGTCTTTCTCCAACTTTGAATTTATCATTATTGACGGTCAGTCTACAGATGGCAGTATCGATATAATAGATCAATATAAAAGCAAGATCAGCTACTGGGTAAGTGAAAAAGATAGTGGTATTTACAATGCTATGAATAAGGGTATCCGACAGGCTAAAGGCGAATATCTATATTTTCTCAATTCTGGCGATGCATTATACAATGAGAATGTCCTTCATGATATATTCAATGATGATCCCCACGAACCTTTTATCTGCGGAAATTTTTATATGGAAGTTGGAGGAAAGTTAGAGGCAGATAAATCGTACAAAGGTCGTGATTGGTGTTTTGCTATCTATGACTTGTTTGCCGGTTTCTTATGTCATCAGGCCTTCTTTATACACAGATCGAACTTCGAACAATATGGGCTATACAGCGAAGATCTTAAAGTTATGTCCGACTGGAAGTTGTTCTTTCAAGGAATTGCACTAGACCATCTCCCTGTAAAATATGTAGATACATTCATTGTTGTTTACAATATGGAAGGATTCAGTACCCAAGTAGGAGGAGAAGTTATATACAAAGAGAAGCTGCAAGTATGCAATGAGCTTCTTAGTCCCTCACTGACAGAAAAACTCAAAAGATTATATTATCTCGATCAGAATGGATTTATAACCGACATAATGAAGTCTAAAACATGGATATACAACGGATTCCGTGTATTTGCAAAGATTGGTCGTACCCTAGGTTTTATAAAAACTGATTAG